A portion of the Cryptomeria japonica chromosome 5, Sugi_1.0, whole genome shotgun sequence genome contains these proteins:
- the LOC131855979 gene encoding wall-associated receptor kinase 5-like, whose protein sequence is MEIDYTGSLIINSSTILAHSCTSNSSDSVFFQPPSDGPFTISMSNKFVVIGCNTVGTYKYEDGGEARCVSTCDSQNDPQYCRYGCCEITLPDNWPSLNFTGGGLFSLENTTTCGFSTILEPSTFTIVDNNTTLFWGDGLKAYYGLRLNWGIGLQNCSMAKATANYSCSSKAECIDSPSEQGHVCRCLPGYEGYGYSNGTDCTDIDECKGSNMCVGAEEGGICHNFAGTYNCSCAGDGFHNGTRCISRSSNYLKLAIIGTVSSFVGVSMVACGLFWCLSMRRSKHARLKNFRQNGGIQLQERIASMGGKESLKILSERELEMASNNFSTELGKGGFATVYKGVLVNGMPVAIKKPKSVSDEFINEIIVLSHISHRNVVKLFGCCMESQFPLLVYEFVSNGTVFDHLHSRENHLTWETRRQIAIETAEAIAFVHLQAAQPIFHRDIKSSNILLDNTFTPKVADFGLSRLRPSDDRHLSTMFASGTPGYVDPEFVRSNQFTDKSDVFSFGEVLVELLTGLKPLLSIGGSTCALYDHFLSAINDNHLIEIFDPKVLKEEIQGQMENMARLAKACLQVKAKARPSMREVVEELVWIRAATKQPGFYGDVSLVEHTGDPKQARSSYHPLPTTSDGTSKDPREDYYYS, encoded by the exons ATGGAGATCGATTATACCGGTTCTCTCATCATAAATTCTTCTACCATCTTGGCTCACTCATGTACTTCAAACAGTAGCGATTCAGTTTTCTTTCAGCCACCTTCAGATGGGCCTTTCACTATTTCCATGTCCAATAAGTTCGTAGTTATTGGCTGCAACACGGTCGGTACCTACAAATATGAGGATGGGGGAGAGGCGCGATGTGTATCAACATGTGATTCTCAAAATGATCCGCAATACTGCCGTTATGGCTGTTGTGAAATTACACTCCCAGATAACTGGCCGTCGTTAAATTTCACTGGCGGCGGTTTGTTTAGTTTGGAGAACACTACTACTTGTGGCTTCTCAACCATATTGGAACCCTCCACCTTCACTATTGTCGACAATAACACAACGCTCTTTTGGGGTGATGGCCTCAAGGCTTACTATGGTCTCCGCCTTAACTGGGGTATTGGCCTTCAGAATTGTTCCATGGCTAAAGCAACTGCGAATTATTCTTGCTCCTCCAAAGCTGAATGTATTGACTCCCCTTCTGAACAAGGACACGTATGCAGATGCCTCCCTGGATATGAAGGATATGGTTACTCTAATGGCACAGATTGCACAG ATATAGACGAATGCAAAGGGTCGAATATGTGCGTTGGAGCAGAGGAAGGAGGAATATGCCACAATTTTGCAGGTACATACAATTGTTCATGTGCAGGAGATGGTTTTCATAATGGGACAAGATGTATATCCAGAAGCTCCAACTACCTCAAACTTGCAATCATAG GCACTGTTTCTTCATTCGTTGGAGTTTCTATGGTAGCTTGTGGACTATTTTGGTGTTTGAGCATGCGTCGCTCGAAACATGCTAGATTGAAGAATTTTCGCCAGAATGGTGGGATACAGTTGCAGGAACGCATTGCTTCTATGGGAGGAAAAGAAAGCCTCAAAATACTTTCTGAAAGAGAGCTGGAAATggcttccaataatttttcaacAGAACTTGGAAAAGGTGGCTTTGCAACTGTGTACAAAGGAGTTCTTGTGAACGGTATGCCTGTAGCAATTAAAAAACCCAAATCAGTTTCTGATGAGTTTATCAATGAAATTATAGTCTTGTCCCATATTAGTCACAGGAATGTAGTGAAATTGTTTGGCTGTTGTATGGAAAGTCAATTCCCATTGCTCGTATACGAATTTGTGTCAAATGGAACAGTTTTTGATCATCTACACTCTAGAGAGAACCATTTGACATGGGAGACAAGGAGACAGATTGCCATTGAAACAGCAGAGGCAATAGCATTTGTGCACCTTCAGGCTGCTCAACCAATTTTCCATCGGGACATAAAATCTTCAAATATTTTGCTCGACAATACTTTTACACCAAAAGTAGCAGACTTTGGTCTTTCTCGACTGCGACCTTCGGATGATAGACACTTGAGCACCATGTTTGCATCTGGCACTCCAGGTTATGTGGATCCTGAGTTCGTGAGGAGCAACCAGTTTACAGATAAGAGTGACGTATTTAGCTTTGGCGAAGTTTTGGTGGAGCTTCTCACGGGTTTGAAGCCATTGCTTTCTATAGGAGGATCTACTTGTGCTCTGTATGACCATTTCTTGTCCGCAATTAATGACAACCACCTCATTGAAATTTTTGATCCTAAAGTGCTGAAAGAGGAAATCCAAGGGCAGATGGAGAATATGGCAAGATTAGCAAAAGCATGCTTGCAAGTGAAAGCAAAAGCAAGGCCATCCATGAGAGAGGTAGTGGAGGAACTTGTTTGGATAAGAGCTGCCACAAAACAGCCAGGTTTTTATGGAGATGTGAGTCTTGTCGAGCACACTGGTGATCCAAAACAAGCTAGGTCGAGTTATCATCCTTTGCCAACTACAAGTGATGGTACTTCTAAGGATCCTAGAGAGGATTATTACTACAGTTAA